One stretch of Cedecea neteri DNA includes these proteins:
- the rluA gene encoding bifunctional tRNA pseudouridine(32) synthase/23S rRNA pseudouridine(746) synthase RluA: MLMEPYNPPLDPWLVILYQDEHIMVVNKPSGLLSVPGRLEEHKDSVMTRIQRDFPLAESVHRLDMATSGVIVVALTKAAERELKRQFREREPKKQYVARVWGHPRPEEGLVDLPLICDWPNRPKQKVCYETGKSAQTGYQVLDYAADNTARIQLKPITGRSHQLRVHMLALGHPILGDRFYATPEALAMAPRLQLHAEMLTITHPGYGTPMTFKAPADF; the protein is encoded by the coding sequence ATGCTGATGGAACCTTACAATCCGCCTCTTGATCCCTGGCTGGTCATTCTTTATCAGGATGAGCACATCATGGTGGTTAACAAGCCAAGCGGCCTGCTGTCCGTCCCGGGGCGTCTTGAGGAGCACAAAGACAGCGTGATGACGCGAATTCAGCGCGACTTCCCGCTGGCGGAATCGGTCCATCGGCTTGATATGGCAACCAGCGGCGTGATTGTCGTGGCGTTGACCAAGGCGGCAGAGCGGGAGTTAAAGCGCCAGTTCCGCGAACGCGAACCTAAAAAGCAGTACGTAGCCCGCGTTTGGGGCCATCCGCGGCCGGAAGAAGGTTTGGTTGATTTGCCGCTGATTTGCGACTGGCCTAATCGGCCAAAGCAAAAGGTGTGTTATGAAACGGGAAAATCTGCGCAGACCGGGTATCAGGTGCTGGACTACGCGGCGGATAATACCGCCCGTATCCAACTGAAGCCGATTACCGGGCGATCGCACCAGCTCCGCGTTCACATGCTGGCGCTTGGGCATCCGATTCTCGGTGACCGCTTCTACGCCACGCCGGAGGCGCTGGCAATGGCACCAAGGCTTCAACTCCATGCCGAGATGCTGACCATCACGCACCCAGGCTACGGCACGCCAATGACCTTTAAAGCTCCGGCTGACTTCTAA